TTGTACACCGATTCTTGTTTCTCATAAACCATTTTCCGGAGCATATTCCCATGACCAGAATCCGAATTGTTGCGACAACAGTGTTATTTGTCCTCCTTGCGGTTTCCTGCGCCAGGAAGCCGGAGCTACCCGGCCCTATGAAACAGGGTACCCGTCTTCCCAACCATTGGGTGCTCACTCCGGCAGGCAGTCATATTCCGGTAGGAGATCTTCCCCTGAATATGGCGCTCTCGCCGGACGGCAAACTGCTGGCGGTAACCAACAACGGCTACAGTCGTCATTTTATTTCGCTGATCAGCACCGAAAAGGACACTGTGGTAAGCGAGCTGGAGACCGGGAAATCTTTCTACGGCCTGGCTTTCAGTCCTGATGGACGCGCGCTCTATGCGTCCGGGGGAAGCGCCGAGCAGGTGCTGACCTGGCAGAGAAACGGCAGTGATTTTACCCCGGGGACGCCCATTTCGCTCAAAGGACCCGATGCGCCGCCCAAGATATTTCCCGCCGGAATGGCTTTCTCGAAAGATGGCCAGACTCTGTATGTTGCCGAAAACCGGGGCGACTGCCTGGCCTTTGTTTCTGTACAGAAGGATCAGGTGGAAAAACAGATAAAAATCGGCTCATTCCCCTATGATATAAAGGTATTGTCAAAACAGCCCAAACTGTATGTCAGTCTCTGGGGAGGAAGCGAAGTAGGAGTGGTGGACACTCAGAGCGGCGCGATCATTTCACGGGTCAAAGTCGGGGATCATCCCAATACCATGCTCTTCTCGCCCGATGAGAAGCTTCTCTATGTCGCCTGCTCGAACACTGACGATGCCTGGGTGATCGACACTACAAGCGACCGGGTGATCGAGACCATTGAGCTGCACCCCTACCCGAATGCGCCGTTTGGAAGCACCCCGAACGCTCTGGCTCTCTCCTCCGAAGGTTCCACACTTTATGTGGCCAATGCCACAAATAATGATGTGGCAGTTGTGGATGTCTCAAGGCGCGGAAAAAGCACGGTCAAGGGATTGATTCCGGTGGGATGGTATCCAACCGCTCTTGCGCTCAGCCCGGACGGCCGCAAGTTGTATGTTGCGAGCGGCAAAGGCCTTACTTCCAAACCAAATCCGAAAGGGCCCAATCCTACCCTGCCGCGCGAGAAAAACCTCGTTGAATATATTGGCGGCCTCTTCAACGGCACCGTATCGGTCATACCCATCCCGAATGCCCGTCAGCTCGCCTCATACACCAGTCAGACGGAAAAAAACAACGGGTTCAGCGAGGTCGCCCGGAAGCTCCTGGAAAAGGAGCGCGTGGTCAAACCCCATGCAGTGCCGCGCCGGGTCGGGGAGCCTTCGCTCATCAAGCATGTGATCTATATCATCCGGGAGAACCGCACCTACGACCAGGTGCTCGGCGATATGGCCAAGGGCAACGGCGATTCCAGCCTCTGCCTCTTCGGCCCCGATGTGACCCCCAACTATCACGCGCTGGCCGATAAATTCGTTTTAATGGATAATTTCTACGTGGACGCCGAGGTCAGCGCCGACGGCCACGAATGGAGCACCGCCGCTATCGCCACCGACTTTGTGGAGAAATCCTGGCCTTCCTCCTACTCCGGACGCGGAATACCTTACCCTTCGGAAGGGGAGTTTCCCATCGCCTTTCCCACAAGCGGTTACATCTGGGAAACAGCCGCCCGCAAGGGACTGACTTACCGCAGTTACGGCGAATTCATAGTTGCTTCAGGCAAATCGGTTGTGGTGAAACACCACGCGCTCGAAGGGCATTACGATCCCGCCTTCCGTCCCTGGGACATGAGCTATCCCGACACACTGCGAGCCGCCGAATTCATCCGGGAGCTTCACGAGTTCGAGCAGAAAGGCGATCTTCCCCGTTTCATCATCATGCGGCTGCCGAATAACCACACCAACGGCACCAATCCGGGTATCTCCACCCCGCGGGCCATGGTTGCTGAAAACGACCTTGCGCTTGGCAAGGTCATAGAAGCTGTCACCCACAGCCGGTTCTGGAAGGATACCGCAGTCTTCGTGGTCGAGGACGACGCCCAGAACGGCCCCGACCATGTGGACGCCCACCGCTCACCGGCGCTGGTGGTCAGCCCCTATATCCGCCGGGGATATGTGGATCACACCCTCTACGACACGGCGAGCATGCTGCGCACCATGGAATTGATCCTCGGACTGCCGCCCATGAGCCAGTACGACGCTGCTGCCTATCCCATGGTGGACTGTTTCAGTGACCGCCCGGACATGACACCCTACAAAGTCCTGCGCCCTACTGTCCCGCTCGATGAGAAGAACATGGCGACCGCCTACGGCGCCCATGACAGCATGGCGATGGATTTCAGCCGTGAGGACGCCACTCCGGAAATCCGCCTGAACGAGATCATCTGGAAATCCATCAGAGGAGAAAATTCCGAGATGCCCCGCCCGATACATAGAAGAGCGGCGCAGGTGGAAGAGGAAGAGGAATGAGAGAACCTTAATTTTTTCTGAAATATTAATAAGATAGATTGAAAAATCGATAGGACATTTAAGAGGAAATTAACTATGAGAAATTTTATTAAACAATTTATGAACGCTCCTATAAAAACTCGTGGAATAATTCTTATTGTTTGTGGAGTATTTTTTTGTATTCTAAGTATCTTATTTACAGATGGTTGGGATGCAAGGGATAGTTTCATAATTAATCTTCAAGATGCATATATATTTGAAATAAATATTGGGAAAGTCTGGGTAACTATTCCCCCTGATAATTATTACCCTAGGGGAAGAGAAGGTCATTGGGAACCAAAATATTCTTATAGAATACCTCTAAAAATTTTTATTGCTCTTGGTTTAATTCCAGTTGCATTAGGTATAGTTTTGCTTCTTACAGGTAAAACAGATAAGCAAAAAAAAATAACAGAATCAGAATCCCTTTAAACAATTAAGTAAAGTCAAGCAAATCATATCAATTTTTTTCCTTTCTTTCCACAATATTGGATTAATGAAAAGGGGGGAAGAGATGCTGGCTGATGAACTTGTAGGACTTGAAACATTTGATCCCAAAGCTTTTCAAAGTGATGGGACTTTCCCACAGTCAGTATGCAATCTTGTTCTTTCATTATCATTAGTTTATAATGATTTTCGTGATATATATGTTGCTCATGATGCTATTAATAAATCATTACTTAATGAACCACTAAGAGAGACTAAATTGTCTGGCGAGATTAGCGGCTTACGTGTTCACTTGTTAAGAATTCAAGCAGGCATAATATTTGAACTTTTCAATCTCATCGAACATTCAGTCAATGCAATAGAAGAACCTATATTCAATAAGATCATTAGTAAAATCAATAAGCAAGGTCGTGAAGCATGGACAGCATTAAAAATCGCAGCTATTAATCATACAAGTACAGGTGAAGTAGGTCACTCACTGTTATTTTTACGCAATAAAATTGCATTTCATTATGACCCAAAAGAGATTTTCAAAGGTTATTCTAACGCATTTTTATCTCCAACAACAAAACGGATTCCTTATGTTTCAAGGGGGTCTAACCTTCAACAGACACGATTCTATTTTGCAGATGCGTCAGCTCAAGACTATATGGTAATAAAAGCATCAAATGATGAGGTAAAAGCTTTTATTAATGGTCGTGCCGAAGTTTTTAATCACGTTCATATAGCTATTTACGAAATAGTAACAAAATATATTCAGTTGAGAGGTTATGGATGGAGACAGATTGAGAAAAAAGTATAACAATAAGGTGTTCAATATAGTTTTGAAAAAGAAGTGAGTTCATTATATAACTCACTTCCTCTATCTCCTGTTTTATTTCCCTCTTATTTCTTATCCCACACGCTCAAAATCAGCCGCGATGGATGTTCCCGGTCGTGGAAAATCTTCTGGTCTGCCTTGACAAAAGAACTCTCTGCCCCGATGGGGCCGCCGGTGTTCAGATTGCGGTCGAAGCGGGGGAAGTTGGATGAAGAAACCTCCAGCCGTATGCGGTGACCTTTTAGGAAAGTCATGGCGGTCTGCCCCAGGGAGAACCGGTAGCGCTCGACCGCTCCGGGAGTCAAAAATTGCGGGTCGCCCATGCCGTTGCGGAAACGGGCGCGGACTATGCTCTCCGTGATGTTCAGCGCCTTGCCTTCGGGGCCGACATCTACGAGCTTGCCGGTAAAATCGGTATCGCGGGCGCTCGTTGAGGCGAACAGCTCCAGCTCGACCTGGCCAACCACGGTAATATCCCGGTCAATAACGCCTGTGGTGTAGACGAGGACATCCTCACGCCCCTCGATGACCCGCTGATCCATGGCGCCCGCTTTGGTCATCTCACGGAGGCAGCAGATGCTCCCGCCGCGCGTGGGTACCGGGTTCCCGGGGTCGTACGTGAATGCGTCGTACGGTTCCTTTGCGGGAGCCTTGCCATTCAACATTCCTTTACCGCGAAGGGTATTTGCCTTTCCGGTGCAGTGGAGGTATAAGGATTTCTCCGTAGTTCCGGCAGGCGGCCAGGCGGCCGCAGATACCCAGCGGTTGTCGCCCATGAGAAAGAAGCGTACCGCAGGTTCTTTATCGGCGCCGTTCGGGGAATCAAGAAGCCAGCGGTCGAGCCAGCGGTCCTGGAATCCCTGGATATTCACGCTCTTCCAGTTTCCGAAGTCCATTTCGCTTTCAGGCGGCGGGTCGCTGCCGTGGTCGAAGGGGCCGACAATAAGCTTTACCTTCTCCCCGGAACTGCGCGCTCTGAGCTGGGTGTAAAGCTTCAGTACATCCGGGCAGAACAGGTCGAACCACCCGCCCATGAGCAGGACCGCTGAATTGTCGCAGGCAAGCCGGGAGGTCTGAGGAAGCAGTCCCTTGCCAAATGAACCGTTGGCCCAGTCCACCCATTTTTTATAGTGGGGTATCTCACTGTTCACCCCAAGACGCGGCGCATCACTCAGGGGAAGGAGCGGGAACAGGCGCTCCCAGTCCAGCGAGATGACCGGCTGGAGGTCGCGGTCTTTCCCATCCACCAGTATAGCCCAGTAGT
This Candidatus Latescibacter sp. DNA region includes the following protein-coding sequences:
- a CDS encoding bifunctional YncE family protein/alkaline phosphatase family protein, with translation MTRIRIVATTVLFVLLAVSCARKPELPGPMKQGTRLPNHWVLTPAGSHIPVGDLPLNMALSPDGKLLAVTNNGYSRHFISLISTEKDTVVSELETGKSFYGLAFSPDGRALYASGGSAEQVLTWQRNGSDFTPGTPISLKGPDAPPKIFPAGMAFSKDGQTLYVAENRGDCLAFVSVQKDQVEKQIKIGSFPYDIKVLSKQPKLYVSLWGGSEVGVVDTQSGAIISRVKVGDHPNTMLFSPDEKLLYVACSNTDDAWVIDTTSDRVIETIELHPYPNAPFGSTPNALALSSEGSTLYVANATNNDVAVVDVSRRGKSTVKGLIPVGWYPTALALSPDGRKLYVASGKGLTSKPNPKGPNPTLPREKNLVEYIGGLFNGTVSVIPIPNARQLASYTSQTEKNNGFSEVARKLLEKERVVKPHAVPRRVGEPSLIKHVIYIIRENRTYDQVLGDMAKGNGDSSLCLFGPDVTPNYHALADKFVLMDNFYVDAEVSADGHEWSTAAIATDFVEKSWPSSYSGRGIPYPSEGEFPIAFPTSGYIWETAARKGLTYRSYGEFIVASGKSVVVKHHALEGHYDPAFRPWDMSYPDTLRAAEFIRELHEFEQKGDLPRFIIMRLPNNHTNGTNPGISTPRAMVAENDLALGKVIEAVTHSRFWKDTAVFVVEDDAQNGPDHVDAHRSPALVVSPYIRRGYVDHTLYDTASMLRTMELILGLPPMSQYDAAAYPMVDCFSDRPDMTPYKVLRPTVPLDEKNMATAYGAHDSMAMDFSREDATPEIRLNEIIWKSIRGENSEMPRPIHRRAAQVEEEEE
- a CDS encoding CocE/NonD family hydrolase; this translates as MKAALLHFRTTLLAAFFAAILPAASIPSFCQEKAPVKVEEIALAASDGIKLATIVVRPEREGKFPTVIFRSPYGADWMKSYLQRFAQRGYACVYQDVRGRYNSGGVFDPFVNEIPDGDVTLRWIRSQPWSNGVVGSSGHSYLGFTALYLSAGKETPPQVIVASDPVASPLGGLYTNGAMNHHFDYYWAILVDGKDRDLQPVISLDWERLFPLLPLSDAPRLGVNSEIPHYKKWVDWANGSFGKGLLPQTSRLACDNSAVLLMGGWFDLFCPDVLKLYTQLRARSSGEKVKLIVGPFDHGSDPPPESEMDFGNWKSVNIQGFQDRWLDRWLLDSPNGADKEPAVRFFLMGDNRWVSAAAWPPAGTTEKSLYLHCTGKANTLRGKGMLNGKAPAKEPYDAFTYDPGNPVPTRGGSICCLREMTKAGAMDQRVIEGREDVLVYTTGVIDRDITVVGQVELELFASTSARDTDFTGKLVDVGPEGKALNITESIVRARFRNGMGDPQFLTPGAVERYRFSLGQTAMTFLKGHRIRLEVSSSNFPRFDRNLNTGGPIGAESSFVKADQKIFHDREHPSRLILSVWDKK